The following are from one region of the Pelagibius sp. CAU 1746 genome:
- the fliQ gene encoding flagellar biosynthesis protein FliQ codes for MNGTEAIEIGRETIYVMLKIGAPVMLMALAVGLVIALFQALTSIQEMTLTFVPKIIIIFVGVMLMLPFMLSSLTTFSQGLFDRMISLG; via the coding sequence GTGAACGGCACGGAAGCCATAGAGATCGGCCGCGAGACGATCTACGTGATGCTCAAGATCGGCGCGCCGGTCATGCTGATGGCGCTGGCCGTGGGCTTGGTGATCGCGCTGTTTCAGGCGTTGACGTCGATCCAGGAAATGACCCTGACCTTCGTGCCGAAGATCATTATCATCTTCGTCGGCGTGATGCTGATGCTGCCGTTCATGTTGAGCAGCCTGACGACCTTCTCCCAGGGCCTCTTCGACCGCATGATCTCTCTCGGCTAG
- the fliE gene encoding flagellar hook-basal body complex protein FliE — protein MMNINGAIQAYDKMLRQGGAAPGLEARDSGGADFSSLLQRAAERAADTMLEGERQTVQAAAGTADLTEVVMAVSKAEMTLETVVTLRDKVVQAYQEILRMPV, from the coding sequence ATGATGAATATCAACGGGGCCATCCAGGCTTACGACAAGATGCTGCGCCAGGGCGGGGCCGCGCCCGGCCTGGAGGCGCGCGACAGCGGCGGCGCCGATTTCTCTTCCCTGCTGCAGCGCGCCGCCGAGCGGGCCGCCGACACGATGCTGGAAGGCGAGCGGCAGACCGTCCAGGCGGCGGCCGGCACGGCCGATCTGACCGAGGTGGTCATGGCGGTGTCGAAGGCGGAGATGACGTTGGAAACCGTGGTCACCCTGCGCGACAAGGTGGTCCAGGCTTATCAGGAAATCCTGCGGATGCCGGTCTGA